One genomic region from Flagellimonas oceani encodes:
- a CDS encoding alpha/beta hydrolase, giving the protein MKKQINKILPLAYGKYFNAYSLIAPKKVANDAFHVFCTVRKGRIKPEQASYLDNFKLDLEEAAGHRIQSYHWPGTKETVLLVHGWESNTFRWRNLIKKLREADFNIIAFDAPSHGYSTGKHLYVPLYEEVVDHMVKKYGPKHLIGHSVGGMTIIYNQYKNPSSQVEKMVTIGSPSEFYEIMEHFQNLLKFNNRVMKHLDDYVQNRFGFKIDEFSTSKFARSISKKGLIFHDRFDKIAPYHASVAVNKSWEGSKLISTEGLGHSMHQDDVNDQIIAFLEA; this is encoded by the coding sequence ATGAAAAAACAAATCAATAAAATACTGCCGTTGGCCTACGGAAAATATTTCAACGCATACAGCCTTATTGCCCCAAAAAAAGTGGCCAACGACGCCTTTCATGTATTTTGTACGGTACGCAAGGGAAGGATTAAACCCGAACAGGCCTCATATTTGGATAATTTTAAGCTGGACTTGGAAGAAGCTGCCGGTCACCGGATACAATCGTACCACTGGCCCGGGACAAAAGAAACGGTTTTGCTGGTGCATGGTTGGGAGAGCAATACGTTCAGGTGGCGCAACCTCATCAAAAAACTCAGGGAGGCGGATTTTAATATTATTGCTTTTGATGCCCCATCTCACGGTTACTCCACTGGAAAACATTTATACGTACCCTTGTACGAGGAAGTGGTCGACCACATGGTAAAAAAGTATGGCCCGAAGCACCTTATCGGACATTCGGTCGGGGGAATGACGATCATCTACAATCAATACAAGAACCCGAGTTCTCAAGTAGAGAAAATGGTCACCATTGGATCTCCGTCCGAATTTTATGAAATAATGGAGCACTTTCAGAACCTATTAAAGTTCAACAATAGGGTCATGAAGCATTTGGATGATTACGTCCAAAATCGTTTTGGCTTTAAAATAGATGAGTTCTCCACGTCCAAGTTTGCACGATCCATTAGCAAAAAAGGATTGATCTTTCATGATAGATTTGATAAAATTGCGCCCTATCATGCTTCTGTGGCGGTCAATAAAAGCTGGGAGGGCAGTAAACTTATCAGCACCGAAGGTTTGGGCCATTCCATGCACCAAGACGATGTAAACGATCAGATCATAGCATTTTTGGAAGCTTGA
- the folD gene encoding bifunctional methylenetetrahydrofolate dehydrogenase/methenyltetrahydrofolate cyclohydrolase FolD, whose protein sequence is MEILDGKKISNQIKEEITVEVEQMKERGEKVPHLAAVLVGNDGASLTYVGSKVRSCKKIGFESTLIHLPEETTEEDLLKQVHQLNNDPAIDGYIVQLPLPKHIDEEKVLMAVDPDKDVDGFHPTNFGKMALDMETFISATPFGIMELLKRYNVDTEGKHTVVIGRSHIVGRPISILMSQKGKPGNSTVTLAHSRTKNLKELTLQADIVISALGVPKFLKDDMVKDGVTVIDVGITRVADDTKEKGYYITGDVDFESVSKKASFITPVPGGVGPMTIAMLLKNTLLARERHNG, encoded by the coding sequence ATGGAAATCCTTGACGGAAAGAAAATATCGAACCAGATAAAAGAAGAAATCACCGTTGAGGTGGAGCAAATGAAAGAACGGGGCGAAAAGGTCCCCCATTTGGCCGCTGTTCTGGTGGGTAACGATGGCGCAAGTCTCACCTACGTGGGCAGCAAGGTGCGTTCCTGCAAAAAAATCGGGTTCGAATCAACCTTGATCCATCTTCCAGAGGAAACCACCGAAGAAGATTTGTTGAAGCAGGTTCACCAATTGAACAACGACCCTGCCATTGACGGCTATATAGTCCAACTTCCCTTGCCCAAACACATTGACGAGGAAAAAGTGCTGATGGCCGTGGACCCAGATAAGGACGTGGATGGATTTCATCCAACCAATTTTGGAAAAATGGCCTTGGATATGGAAACCTTTATCTCGGCAACGCCATTTGGAATAATGGAATTGTTGAAGCGGTACAATGTAGATACCGAAGGAAAACATACCGTTGTGATCGGGAGGAGCCATATCGTGGGCCGACCCATCAGTATTTTAATGAGCCAAAAAGGGAAACCGGGAAATTCAACGGTAACTTTGGCGCACAGTAGGACCAAAAACTTGAAAGAATTGACGCTTCAAGCCGATATCGTAATCTCAGCTTTGGGTGTTCCAAAGTTTTTAAAGGACGATATGGTCAAAGATGGTGTGACCGTCATTGATGTAGGAATCACCCGGGTTGCAGATGATACCAAGGAAAAAGGATACTACATCACTGGTGACGTTGATTTTGAGAGCGTGAGCAAAAAAGCATCTTTTATTACCCCCGTACCTGGTGGAGTAGGCCCTATGACCATTGCGATGTTGCTCAAAAATACCTTGTTGGCGCGGGAGCGTCACAATGGCTAA
- a CDS encoding sterol desaturase family protein, with protein sequence MEQLISYFETIPSWHRSLILVGGITFFWVLEGIVPLFNVPYKKWRHSVPNFFFTLTTIIVNFPLAFLLLKSSDWAVENQFGIINWLPDMPLWLYVVLGVMFLDLIGAYAAHWVEHKVKPLWMVHLVHHSDHNVDTTTANRHHPLESLIRYAFTLLGVIIVGAPVGIIMLYQSLSVVFSQFNHANIRLPKKVDSALSWIIVSPDMHKVHHHYQLPYTDSNYGNIFSIWDRLFGTYMSMDPKDIVYGVDTFPDEKENASIKGLLRQPFHKYRRPTTKG encoded by the coding sequence ATGGAGCAGCTGATTTCATATTTTGAGACCATTCCCTCTTGGCACCGCAGCCTAATTTTGGTGGGCGGAATCACTTTTTTCTGGGTTTTGGAGGGTATTGTGCCCTTGTTCAATGTTCCCTATAAAAAATGGCGACATTCCGTTCCCAATTTCTTTTTTACGCTGACTACGATCATTGTGAATTTTCCCTTGGCCTTTCTTTTGCTGAAATCTTCGGATTGGGCGGTGGAAAACCAATTTGGAATCATTAATTGGTTGCCCGATATGCCCTTGTGGCTTTATGTTGTGCTCGGTGTGATGTTTTTGGACCTTATCGGGGCCTACGCTGCGCATTGGGTGGAACATAAAGTAAAACCCTTGTGGATGGTCCATTTGGTGCACCATTCCGATCATAATGTGGACACCACTACGGCGAACCGCCACCATCCCCTGGAAAGTTTGATTCGCTATGCGTTTACTTTGCTTGGAGTCATCATTGTTGGGGCGCCTGTAGGCATTATTATGCTCTATCAAAGTTTGTCGGTCGTGTTTTCACAGTTCAACCATGCCAATATCCGATTGCCCAAAAAAGTGGATAGCGCTTTGAGCTGGATAATCGTAAGTCCCGATATGCACAAAGTGCACCATCACTATCAATTGCCCTATACCGATTCCAACTACGGAAATATCTTCTCCATTTGGGACAGACTTTTTGGCACCTATATGTCCATGGACCCCAAGGATATTGTGTACGGGGTGGACACTTTCCCGGATGAAAAGGAAAATGCCAGCATCAAGGGACTGCTAAGGCAACCTTTCCATAAATACCGAAGGCCTACGACCAAAGGATAG
- a CDS encoding 7-carboxy-7-deazaguanine synthase QueE — translation MVEENVMDLVEKGLMLPLMEEFYTIQGEGYHKGTAAYFIRVGGCDVGCHWCDVKESWNAETHPPTAIDSIVANAEKYSDTIVITGGEPLTWDMGPLTQGLKEKGMKIHIETSGAYPLTGVWDWICLSPKKIKLPVGDIYKKAHELKVIVFNKHDFIFAEEQAAQVGEDCILYLQPEWSVRDKMVPLIVEYVMKHPKWKVSLQTHKYLNIP, via the coding sequence ATGGTAGAAGAAAACGTGATGGATTTGGTGGAAAAGGGCTTGATGCTGCCCCTTATGGAAGAATTTTATACCATTCAAGGGGAAGGTTACCACAAAGGAACGGCCGCATACTTTATTAGGGTAGGCGGGTGCGATGTGGGATGCCACTGGTGCGATGTAAAGGAAAGCTGGAATGCCGAAACCCACCCGCCGACGGCAATCGATAGTATTGTGGCCAATGCCGAAAAATATTCCGATACCATTGTAATTACAGGGGGGGAACCGCTGACCTGGGATATGGGGCCGCTTACCCAAGGGCTCAAGGAAAAAGGTATGAAAATCCACATCGAGACTTCAGGAGCATATCCGTTAACGGGGGTTTGGGATTGGATTTGCCTTTCGCCAAAGAAAATTAAACTTCCCGTGGGGGATATTTATAAAAAAGCACACGAACTCAAGGTGATCGTATTCAACAAACACGATTTTATTTTTGCGGAGGAACAAGCTGCACAAGTAGGGGAGGATTGCATTCTTTATTTACAGCCCGAATGGAGCGTGCGGGACAAAATGGTTCCCTTGATAGTGGAATATGTGATGAAACACCCTAAGTGGAAAGTGTCTTTACAGACCCATAAGTATTTGAATATTCCCTAA
- a CDS encoding YkgJ family cysteine cluster protein, translating to MEEVLKELPQKAREKHSENKKFFAKLKKRPPKDLDYTMQELHGAEFERTDCLTCANCCKTTGPLFTNADVERIAKHFRMKPSQFIDEFLRVDEENDYVLQSVPCTFLGADNYCSIYDVRPKACREFPHTDRKKFQQISNLTLKNVAICPAAFNIVEEMKKAIKF from the coding sequence ATGGAAGAAGTGCTAAAGGAATTACCACAAAAGGCCAGGGAGAAACATTCCGAGAACAAAAAATTCTTCGCCAAGCTAAAAAAGCGTCCGCCAAAGGACCTGGATTACACCATGCAGGAACTGCACGGGGCGGAGTTTGAACGTACCGATTGCCTTACCTGCGCCAATTGCTGCAAAACCACGGGCCCGTTGTTCACCAATGCCGATGTGGAGCGCATTGCCAAGCATTTTAGGATGAAGCCCTCCCAATTTATCGATGAATTTTTAAGGGTAGATGAGGAAAACGACTATGTTTTACAGAGCGTTCCCTGCACTTTCTTGGGAGCGGACAATTACTGTTCCATTTACGATGTACGCCCCAAGGCTTGCCGTGAGTTTCCGCACACGGACCGAAAAAAATTCCAACAGATTTCCAACCTTACCTTAAAAAATGTGGCGATTTGCCCCGCAGCTTTTAACATTGTGGAAGAAATGAAAAAGGCCATCAAATTTTAA
- a CDS encoding winged helix-turn-helix transcriptional regulator, protein METIAENQKVRTVKKLEKMFGHIDFKNPPELCPVRDVMSVASDQWSTLILLWLGYFPVLRFNKLKKYVYGISNKVLSQRLKVLEADGYIQRKAYPEVPIRVEYSLTAFGRSYVEKLLDLAEWMHDNSPKVMANREKYGLL, encoded by the coding sequence ATGGAAACTATTGCTGAAAATCAGAAGGTTAGGACCGTAAAAAAATTGGAAAAAATGTTCGGGCATATCGATTTTAAGAATCCGCCCGAGTTGTGCCCCGTTCGAGATGTCATGTCCGTGGCCTCCGATCAGTGGAGTACGTTGATCCTGCTCTGGCTCGGTTACTTTCCCGTGCTTAGGTTCAACAAGCTCAAGAAATATGTGTATGGTATATCGAACAAGGTGCTGAGCCAGCGGTTAAAAGTCCTTGAAGCCGATGGGTATATTCAGCGCAAGGCCTATCCCGAAGTGCCTATTCGGGTAGAGTATAGCCTTACCGCTTTTGGACGGTCCTACGTGGAAAAATTGCTCGATTTGGCCGAATGGATGCACGACAACAGTCCTAAAGTAATGGCCAATAGAGAAAAGTACGGTTTATTGTAA
- a CDS encoding helicase HerA-like domain-containing protein, translating to MANKEKFIEHIDQGYAMKGDYITVGAGMLEGETMTNTYIKIPLKTMNRHGLIAGATGTGKTKTLQVLAENLSDKGIPVLLMDLKGDLSGIAQPSPGHPKIDERQEKIGLPFEAKGFPVEIMSLSEQGGVRLRATVSEFGPVLLSRILDLSVTQEGIVAVIFKYCDDNKLPLLDLNDFKKVLQYATGEGKEEFQKAYGRISTSSTGTILRKVIELEQQGADLFFGEKSFDVEDLVRIDENGRGYVNIIRLTDIQDRPKLFSTFMLSLLAEIYSTFPEQGDSDRPELVLFIDEAHLIFDNASKALLDQIESIVKLIRSKGIGLYFVTQNPTDVPDDVLAQLGLKVQHALRAFTAKDRKAIKLTAQNYPITDFYDTAEVLTSLGTGEALVSALDEKGRPTPLAATMMRAPMSRMDILTDSEIKDVLDRSKLIKKYNEEIDRESAYEILTKKIEVAEKEAEKEKEEKTTSQRSSGRRSTRMNPVVKVLTSATFIRGVLGVLKKVIR from the coding sequence ATGGCCAACAAAGAAAAGTTCATTGAGCACATAGATCAAGGGTACGCCATGAAAGGCGATTACATTACCGTTGGCGCTGGAATGTTGGAGGGCGAGACCATGACCAACACTTACATAAAAATTCCGCTAAAGACGATGAACCGCCATGGACTCATTGCCGGTGCTACCGGTACGGGCAAGACCAAGACCCTACAAGTGTTGGCCGAAAACTTGTCCGACAAGGGAATCCCCGTATTGCTCATGGACCTCAAAGGTGACCTCAGCGGTATTGCCCAACCCAGTCCAGGACATCCTAAAATTGACGAACGACAAGAAAAAATAGGCCTTCCTTTCGAGGCTAAAGGATTTCCCGTTGAAATTATGTCGCTCTCCGAACAAGGCGGGGTCCGCTTGCGTGCCACCGTTTCGGAGTTTGGACCGGTACTGCTTTCCAGAATCCTGGATCTGAGCGTTACACAGGAAGGCATCGTGGCCGTGATCTTTAAATACTGCGATGACAATAAGTTACCGCTTTTGGATTTGAACGATTTCAAGAAAGTGCTTCAATATGCCACTGGCGAAGGAAAAGAAGAGTTTCAAAAGGCATACGGACGAATCTCCACAAGTTCCACGGGAACTATATTGAGGAAGGTCATCGAACTGGAACAACAAGGAGCTGACCTTTTCTTTGGGGAAAAATCTTTTGATGTGGAAGATCTGGTTCGAATCGATGAAAATGGACGTGGTTATGTAAACATTATCCGGTTGACGGATATTCAGGACCGACCCAAACTGTTCTCAACATTTATGTTGAGCCTGTTGGCCGAGATCTATTCCACTTTTCCGGAACAAGGAGACAGCGATAGACCAGAACTCGTGTTGTTCATCGATGAGGCGCATTTGATTTTTGACAATGCCAGCAAAGCACTTTTGGACCAAATTGAAAGTATTGTAAAGCTGATACGATCCAAGGGAATAGGCCTTTATTTTGTTACCCAAAACCCAACCGATGTGCCCGACGATGTTTTGGCGCAATTGGGCTTAAAGGTGCAACATGCCCTGCGTGCATTCACAGCCAAGGACAGAAAAGCCATAAAATTGACGGCACAGAACTATCCCATAACGGATTTTTACGATACGGCGGAGGTGCTTACCTCATTGGGAACCGGAGAGGCCCTAGTATCCGCCTTGGACGAAAAAGGGCGACCTACCCCACTGGCGGCCACCATGATGCGCGCTCCCATGAGCCGCATGGATATTTTAACCGATTCCGAAATCAAAGATGTGCTGGACAGGTCTAAGCTGATAAAAAAATATAACGAGGAAATCGACCGCGAAAGCGCTTACGAAATCCTGACCAAAAAAATTGAAGTGGCCGAAAAAGAGGCCGAAAAGGAAAAAGAAGAAAAAACAACAAGCCAGCGGTCATCGGGCCGAAGGAGCACCCGAATGAACCCCGTGGTCAAGGTGTTGACAAGCGCCACGTTTATCCGAGGGGTCTTGGGAGTGTTAAAAAAAGTAATCCGATAA
- a CDS encoding Rid family detoxifying hydrolase, which produces MKPFQCTIWAILLIGLVTTTYAQESTELIFHKSHEPKKQNAPYSDAVQAGNMYFLAGQIGMDQTTRTLVKGGIQKETEQAIKNIQDVLAQHGLTLDNVVKCTVILANIEDFSAFNEIYTQYFTKKPARTTFAASGLAANAHIEIDVIAVK; this is translated from the coding sequence ATGAAACCTTTTCAATGTACGATTTGGGCCATATTGTTGATTGGCTTAGTAACAACCACATACGCACAGGAATCCACGGAGCTTATTTTTCATAAATCGCACGAGCCCAAAAAGCAAAATGCGCCATACAGTGATGCCGTACAAGCAGGCAATATGTACTTTTTGGCGGGACAGATAGGTATGGACCAAACCACAAGGACTTTGGTGAAGGGCGGGATTCAAAAAGAAACCGAACAGGCCATAAAAAACATACAGGATGTTCTGGCACAGCACGGTTTGACCTTGGACAATGTGGTAAAATGCACCGTGATCTTGGCCAATATTGAGGATTTTTCGGCATTCAATGAGATCTACACCCAATATTTTACCAAAAAACCCGCCCGAACCACTTTTGCGGCCAGTGGCCTTGCTGCCAATGCCCATATAGAGATAGATGTTATCGCTGTAAAGTAG
- a CDS encoding class I SAM-dependent methyltransferase, whose product MADVFGMALNDYQNGRYTEDIKTFSSLDEEDIIPVPYLFRTYDEMPKIEQKALQLASGKVLDIGAGAGSHALYLQNKGFDVTALDNSEGAIAVCKDRGVESTVKKAILDYSEEKFDTLLLLMNGIGLAGKLKNLSGFLHHLASLLLPNGQVLLDSSDIIYMFEQDDDGGYWIPDDGTYYGEVSFEMEYKGQKSNPFDWVYVDINTLQNACESNGFNCELVISGEHYDYLAKLTLKK is encoded by the coding sequence ATGGCAGATGTTTTTGGAATGGCCCTGAACGATTATCAAAACGGCCGGTATACGGAGGACATTAAAACCTTTTCATCTTTGGACGAAGAGGATATCATCCCCGTTCCTTATTTGTTCCGAACGTATGATGAAATGCCCAAAATTGAACAGAAAGCCCTGCAATTGGCTAGCGGAAAGGTATTGGATATTGGTGCCGGAGCGGGCAGCCATGCACTTTATCTTCAGAACAAAGGATTTGATGTAACGGCCTTGGACAATTCCGAAGGTGCCATTGCCGTGTGCAAGGACAGAGGGGTTGAATCGACCGTAAAGAAAGCCATTCTGGACTACTCTGAGGAAAAGTTTGACACCCTGCTATTGTTGATGAACGGTATCGGTCTGGCGGGAAAACTGAAAAATTTAAGTGGTTTTCTACACCATTTGGCTTCATTATTGCTACCCAATGGTCAGGTTTTGCTCGATTCCAGCGATATTATCTATATGTTTGAACAGGATGACGATGGTGGTTACTGGATTCCGGACGACGGCACCTATTATGGCGAAGTATCTTTTGAAATGGAATACAAGGGACAAAAAAGCAACCCTTTTGATTGGGTTTACGTAGATATAAATACCTTGCAAAATGCCTGTGAATCCAATGGTTTTAATTGCGAACTTGTAATTTCAGGTGAGCATTACGACTATTTGGCCAAGCTGACATTAAAAAAATAA
- the ffh gene encoding signal recognition particle protein encodes MFDNLSEKLDKAFHVLKGHGQITEINVAETLKEVRRALLDADVNFKIAKEFTNTVKEKALGQNVLTTLQPGQLMVKLVKDELTELMGGDAEEIDLSGNPSVILMSGLQGSGKTTFSGKLANYLKNKKTKKPLLVACDVYRPAAIDQLHVVGDQIGVEVYSDRDNNDPVAIAKAGIAHAKNAGCNVVIIDTAGRLAVDEQMMDEISNIHKAIEPQETLFVVDSMTGQDAVNTAKAFNDVLNFDGVILTKLDGDTRGGAAISIKSVVDKPIKFIGTGEKMEAIDVFHPSRMADRILGMGDVVSLVERAQEQFDEEQARKIQKKIAKNKFGFDDFLSQIQQIKKMGNMKDLMGMIPGAGKALKGLDIDDDAFKHIEAIIHSMTPEERSTPAMLNASRKKRIAAGSGTSIQEVNQLLKQFDQMSKMMKMMQGGGGKKMMQMMQNMR; translated from the coding sequence ATGTTCGATAATTTAAGTGAAAAATTAGATAAGGCATTCCACGTCCTCAAAGGCCACGGTCAGATTACGGAAATCAATGTAGCAGAGACCCTTAAGGAAGTCCGGAGAGCTTTGTTGGATGCCGACGTTAACTTTAAAATAGCCAAGGAATTTACCAATACGGTAAAAGAAAAGGCACTCGGCCAAAATGTATTGACCACCCTTCAACCGGGCCAACTTATGGTGAAGTTGGTAAAGGACGAGCTTACCGAGCTTATGGGCGGCGATGCTGAGGAAATCGACCTATCCGGTAACCCTTCGGTAATCCTGATGTCCGGTCTTCAAGGTTCGGGTAAAACCACCTTTTCCGGTAAATTGGCCAACTACCTCAAAAACAAAAAAACAAAGAAACCTCTTTTGGTGGCCTGTGACGTGTACCGTCCAGCGGCGATAGATCAGTTGCACGTAGTGGGGGACCAGATAGGGGTAGAGGTCTATTCCGATAGGGATAACAATGACCCCGTTGCCATTGCCAAGGCAGGTATTGCCCATGCAAAAAATGCGGGCTGCAATGTGGTCATCATCGATACCGCAGGTCGTTTGGCCGTGGACGAGCAGATGATGGATGAAATCTCGAACATCCACAAAGCCATTGAGCCACAGGAAACCTTGTTCGTGGTGGATTCCATGACCGGTCAGGATGCCGTGAATACGGCCAAGGCGTTTAACGATGTCCTTAATTTTGATGGTGTAATCCTTACCAAACTCGATGGTGATACCCGTGGTGGTGCCGCTATTTCCATCAAATCCGTGGTGGACAAACCCATCAAATTTATTGGTACGGGCGAAAAAATGGAAGCCATTGATGTGTTCCATCCCTCCCGTATGGCCGACCGTATCCTTGGAATGGGAGATGTGGTGTCCTTGGTGGAGCGTGCCCAAGAGCAATTTGATGAGGAGCAGGCACGTAAGATCCAAAAGAAAATTGCCAAAAATAAGTTTGGGTTCGATGACTTCTTGAGCCAAATCCAGCAAATCAAGAAAATGGGGAACATGAAGGACCTCATGGGAATGATCCCCGGAGCCGGAAAGGCATTGAAGGGATTGGATATTGATGATGACGCATTCAAGCACATTGAGGCCATTATCCATTCCATGACCCCCGAAGAACGTTCTACACCCGCTATGTTGAACGCCAGCCGCAAGAAGCGGATTGCCGCAGGTAGCGGAACTTCCATTCAAGAAGTAAATCAGTTGCTCAAACAGTTCGACCAAATGAGCAAAATGATGAAGATGATGCAAGGCGGCGGAGGCAAGAAGATGATGCAGATGATGCAGAACATGAGATAA
- a CDS encoding VOC family protein: MQKITPFHVAVPVHNLAECRTFYRDVLGCKEGRSAEQWVDFDFFGHQFVIHYKPKSEEDTHTNPVDGKNVPVPHYGVVLPWETFETFSKELIAKGIDFVIEPYIRFKGEPGEQATMFFLDPAGNALEFKAFKDMGQLFAK; encoded by the coding sequence ATGCAAAAAATAACCCCCTTTCACGTTGCCGTTCCCGTGCACAATTTGGCAGAATGTAGAACTTTTTACCGGGATGTTCTCGGCTGTAAAGAAGGTCGGAGTGCCGAACAATGGGTGGACTTTGATTTTTTTGGCCACCAATTTGTGATTCACTACAAACCAAAATCCGAGGAGGACACCCACACCAATCCGGTTGATGGAAAAAATGTGCCCGTGCCCCATTACGGTGTTGTTTTACCTTGGGAAACCTTCGAAACATTTTCCAAAGAACTCATTGCAAAGGGGATTGATTTTGTGATTGAACCTTACATCAGGTTCAAAGGTGAGCCTGGAGAGCAGGCCACTATGTTCTTTTTGGACCCAGCGGGCAATGCTTTGGAATTCAAAGCTTTTAAGGATATGGGACAACTTTTCGCAAAATAA
- a CDS encoding BspA family leucine-rich repeat surface protein, producing the protein MKKILFSVLAVALLWSCGKDDGPDTPPASTKPTITDFTPKTGPEGTEVTITGTNFSTTKTENTVKFGDITAMVDNATATQLMTKVPTGATTGKITVTVDGQTATSTGTFTVGEVEPDNQAPEMEDQELTVAEDIADTDEIDQVMATDADGDDLTFAMVTNDNDLFMLSESGILTLAEGKTLDYETATSHSITVSVTDGEETVEATVTITVENVMDTTAEDPTSFVTKWETTTPEETIYIGANADYAYDFTVDWGDGTVETINELPENHMFEHTYAEPGIHTVAIQGTFPAIRSFTVYEQFDNDDEQLLKLVGLEEWGTIVWQNFSSAFYKCGNMVYNATDAPDLSNVKILASMFNGASLFNGNLNDWNTETITNMSFMFAGATSFNGDISGWNTSKVINMEWIFSEATSFNGDISEWDTSNVVNMISMFYGATSFDQNLGGWDIGSVDIDLGGMASMLDNSGMSKENFNATLIGWHGYVSENNAPLDINLGAAGLTLCGLAPFEAADDLETSYGWDIQGIANFELECN; encoded by the coding sequence ATGAAAAAGATTCTTTTTTCAGTATTGGCCGTGGCCCTGTTGTGGTCCTGCGGTAAAGATGACGGCCCGGACACCCCGCCAGCGTCCACCAAGCCCACCATAACGGACTTTACGCCCAAAACGGGCCCCGAGGGCACAGAGGTGACCATTACGGGAACCAACTTTTCCACCACAAAAACGGAGAACACCGTTAAGTTTGGCGACATAACCGCCATGGTGGACAATGCCACCGCCACGCAATTGATGACCAAGGTGCCCACCGGCGCCACAACGGGCAAGATAACCGTTACCGTAGATGGCCAGACCGCCACAAGTACGGGAACATTTACCGTTGGCGAGGTTGAACCCGATAACCAGGCCCCCGAAATGGAAGACCAAGAGCTTACCGTAGCGGAGGACATTGCCGATACCGATGAAATTGATCAAGTAATGGCCACAGATGCCGATGGGGACGACCTTACCTTTGCCATGGTGACCAACGACAACGACCTTTTTATGCTCTCTGAAAGTGGTATTTTGACCTTGGCAGAAGGAAAAACCCTCGACTACGAGACCGCCACCTCCCATAGCATTACCGTAAGCGTTACCGATGGTGAGGAAACGGTGGAGGCCACCGTGACCATAACCGTGGAGAACGTAATGGATACAACGGCAGAAGACCCTACCTCTTTTGTGACCAAATGGGAGACCACGACCCCCGAAGAGACCATTTATATAGGTGCCAATGCCGATTACGCCTACGACTTTACCGTGGACTGGGGCGATGGTACCGTGGAGACCATTAACGAGCTGCCCGAGAACCATATGTTTGAACATACCTATGCGGAGCCGGGCATCCATACCGTGGCCATACAGGGAACTTTCCCTGCAATTCGTAGTTTTACAGTTTATGAACAGTTTGACAACGATGATGAACAATTATTGAAATTAGTCGGTCTGGAGGAATGGGGCACCATTGTATGGCAAAACTTTTCCTCTGCTTTTTATAAGTGTGGTAACATGGTGTACAATGCCACCGATGCACCTGATCTTTCCAATGTTAAAATCTTAGCGAGTATGTTCAATGGAGCTTCTTTGTTTAATGGCAATCTCAATGATTGGAACACGGAAACTATCACAAATATGAGTTTTATGTTCGCAGGGGCAACTTCCTTTAATGGGGATATCAGTGGTTGGAATACCTCTAAAGTAATTAATATGGAATGGATATTCTCAGAGGCCACATCTTTTAACGGGGACATCAGTGAATGGGATACCTCCAATGTGGTGAATATGATCTCAATGTTTTACGGGGCCACTTCATTTGATCAGAATCTAGGTGGCTGGGATATTGGTAGCGTTGATATTGATCTTGGGGGTATGGCCAGTATGTTGGACAATAGTGGGATGTCCAAGGAGAATTTTAATGCAACCTTGATCGGTTGGCATGGCTATGTTTCCGAAAATAATGCTCCGTTGGATATAAACTTAGGGGCAGCGGGGCTAACGCTTTGTGGTCTGGCTCCATTTGAAGCAGCGGACGACTTAGAAACGAGCTATGGCTGGGATATACAGGGTATTGCCAATTTTGAGCTGGAGTGCAATTAA